The genomic stretch GCAAAACACGGATATCTGTACAGGATTGCTCCAACGAGGAAtgaaaaattgaaaaaaatgGAGATATCACTTCACAAAGGCTGGGCAGAAAAATGAAAGTTGTAGATAGATGAAGATTGGTTCAAGTAATGCGAGAACTATATCGCTTTCAGTGCCGTCTGTtagaaaaaataatacttgAAATACATATAAGACTTTTGACATCACTAGGTACGAATATCTGAAAAAGGTCGAGCTTCGTAGTTGTGCCGTCTTGGGGGGCGTTGAAGAGGAATCATACGGCGTGAGTCACATTCAGCATTATTAGGCGTTTTCATGCCTGCAAAGGCAGACTCAGTAGGCATTGCTACTGTGGCTAGTTTCATCGGGGAGAGTGCCCGAATACGAGATGATTGTCATTTATTTCTGCAGGGGAGCATTGTGTGTGTGATTTGCATGATGCAGgaagttaaaaaaaaaaaaaggttgcATGAAttaagaaaaggaaaagaggtgggagggagaaaagaaagaaagatgatgagaaatAAGAGGTATAGATAGCAGAGAAATGTGAGATTCCCAACTCGTTGGATTAGCGCTACAAGCTGTGACTGTACCTCGGATCAAGTGGCCGGCAACGGCTCAGAGTCATAGCTGCTGTGCACCCTGGTAGCTGCTAGCGGATAGAGCTCTTTCAGCACAAGAGATTTTCCTATCAAAGATCAACCAAGCTGCAAGGCTTCGCTTATCGCCTCACCTACATTTGCTAGCCAGTCCTGAATCGGCCATTCTTGAGTAATTCAGCATCTCATCTATCTTGTTGTTATTGTCTTTTATATCTATTTTGTGGACTACTTTATCTGTTGCTTCATCACGTGCAGTTGCTGTTTAGACTATTCTCATTCAACCTCTCGCTACCTCCCCCAGTCTAAAATTCTCAGTCTCCATTGAATTGACTCGAATTAATTGTCAAAATGTGTTTCTGGGAGTGAAATCGCAGCTATCAGGCCGTGAGTTCTACCAACTGATCTGTTCCggaaagagggagagagaattTCAGTGCCATCTATATTCGCACTATCAAAAAGATTCTTCACGACTGTCTGATATGCGGCATGGCATCCAACGTATATTGGAGCCGTGCCAGCATCAATTCTTCCAGTTCTAGCTATGGCTTACTTTCATTTAACAAAAAACTGGCCATGCACCGTTCATCAGCTTCGTATCGGTCCATGGGCAAAAGTATAGCATCAATTGGGACAGCTGGGGGCTCTCATGTATCAAATACCTCTTCCTTCCAGCCGGCCAATACTCGTGGCTTCTCTTCGCCTACAGTGGCCCGAGAGAAGCGACAAAAGTTTGATCGGGTGCGTATTAGTTTTACTTGGCTATCATGACTCATTGAAACGTTGCTGAATAGCATCAATGCCTTTGTAACAGTCGCTAATACTGTATGCTAGGACGTCATTGTGTCTGTCCTAGAGTCCACAGCCACAAGGCGAGATGCCAAGGGCTACCTCCAAAAATATGCAGCACCAAAGCCTACTCCTCCAGTATCAGCATCGTCGACGCAAGTTGAGCATCAGCTCAAACCTCCCGCAAGGCAACTCCAAGCTCAGCCGCCATTCAACGTCGCCATTGTTGTCTTACGGAATCCCCAAAAGCTTCAAGCAGACACAATCAAAGGAATAGCCAAGACTCTAACGCAGCTTCGGGCTCTTGGTCTGATGAGCGTCGTTGTTGTGGACTGTGACATGGACGAGAGCCGTTTCACTTTTCAACATGAAGCTCTGAGGCTTTGCGAAGCCGTTGATTCCTTTGGCAAACATGGCTCCAGATTGATCGAAAACGTACTTGTCGGTACTTCGCACTTTCAAAGCGCCACCCCTTCTCCATTCTGGGATGATATACAGGTCCAAGACTATGGTATCCTGAACCGCGCGCTTCAACATAACATGATAACAGTCATTCCATCTCTTGCGCGGAACAATGAGACCATGTCCCCTGCGCCTGCTGATGTTCAGAGAACCGTTCTTGCATTGACGAGATACTTCACGGGACTACagtttgatgatgattcaAGCAACAGCCAAGGTGGAGGCTATGGACGAGCTAATGAGCCCCTTGCTTCCGTCGAAAGAGTCATTATCCTCGATCAGTTCGGAGGCATTCCCATGATTGGTCGTCCTGATGTTTACCACAGATTCATCAATCTTGAACAAGAGTACAACATACTCCTTGATGAACTGGAcggcggcggtgatggctCATCGGAGGCAGAAAAAGGCAGACGCAATGGTGGAACTTCTGCTGCCCACGCAAGAAACCTCAAGCTAGCAAAGGACACCCTATCTCTCTTACCCGAGACGGCTTCTGTTCTTATAACTTCTCCGTTCGCCGCATCCAATACGTCGTCGGCCTCTTCAGGGCTTCCTACTACGCGAGACAGCAAATACCAGTTTGGTTTTGACGGCATGGTCACCACTCGCAGAAAACAAAATCCTCTCCTCCATAATCTCCTTACCGATAAACCAGTATACTCTCCCTCGTTGCCATTTCAACGCATCCAGTCTCCCGGACTGGCATTTTCAAATACAGGAGAGTCAATTAGTGCAACTCTCGTCAAGCGAGGCATGCCGTTGACAATCTACCCCGACCCGAGAATCTCTCCGTGGAAACCAGCGGCGCCCGGAGAGCGCGGCCCGCAGCTCACTGATAAATCCATTGATCTACCCCGGCTCGTCACTCTAATTGAGGATTCTTTTGGTCGCAAGCTGGACGTCAAAGACTACTTGCGACGAACAAATGAGAACTTGGCAGGAGTGATTATTGCGGGAGAATACGAAGGATGTGCTATTCTGACCTGGGAGAGGCCGAAAAGTATTGATCCTCGAACGGCCTATGACGAGGGACGCTACGTCCCGTATCTCGACAAGTTCGCTGTTCTTCGGAGCCGTCAAGGCAGTGGTGGAGTTGCTGACATTGTGTTCAACGCCATGGTCCGCGACTGTTTCCCCGACGGCGTGATttggaggagcaggaaaGACAACCCCGTCAACAAGTGGTATTTTGAGCGGTCGGTGGGCACCAGTAAGCTGTCCGATTGCAACTGGGCCATGTTTTGGACCACgctggagctgagcagcAAGAGTCCACAACTCAAAGACTACGAGGAAGTGTGTAGAGAAATTATGCCATCCTGGGCAGACAATATTCAGAAGCTAGAATAGATACACAAATATCAAGACCAGATACCTAAACTAATTGGTGCCGGTAGCAATATGATCGATATAGGCCGATGACGTCATTTTCAAATAAAGCCATGCAGACCCTCAAATTGTAAAGCGTACATTTTTTACAAGTGAAATCTTATAATCAAATTGAGCCGTACCCAGTTCGTAGTTCGTATCGAGTTTTAGCTCAGCTTTTTAGCTTGCCGCAACAATAAGCTACTGGAGCTCTACAGCGAGCTCTTACTGCAAGGTTAAAGTATTTTGCAGGCATTGAGCACAGCTTGATCGGACAGCTCAGATCATGTTCTGAACGGATTCGCGGGTATGACTCAACCTGATgttccttccttcttccaaTGGTTCACAGCCTCGCTGGCCACATGACTCGATGTTGACTTTTCTCAGGAAATAAATAATGCGACTGGCTTTTTTATGCTATCGCGAATCTGTCGCCCTCGCCTCATaatgaagaggaagctcAGTGCACTTTTAAGAGATTCAAGTCCAGCCACCGCCATGTCCACTCACTCAGTCAAGCTCACAGAGCGCGAGAAACAGCTCCGCTCTCTTCTGCTGAACGTCGCCAACTTCATTGACACGACAACGACGCTCGGCCagccgctggtgctgcgcTGGGCCGGAGGCTGGGTGAGGGACAGACTCCTCGGCATAGAGAGCCATGACATCGACGTCGCGATCAACGCCATGACCGGGCAGCAGTTTGCGCAGCACATCTCGGAGTATTGCAAGCAGCCCGATGCCGCAAAGATCCATGGCTTTGCGCCTGGAGACATCGGCAGGCTGCATCACATTGCGAGCAATCCGGACAAGTCCAAGCATCTCGAGACCGCCATGGTCAAGCTCTTTGGCATGGACCTTGATTTCGTCAATCTTCGCAAGGAGACGTATGCCGAGGACAGTCGGAACCCTCAGATGGAGTTTGGTACTGCAGAGGAAGATGCTCTTCGCCGCGATGCCACCATAAACGCTTTGTTCTATAACCTGCACaccgaggagattgaagatttCACCGGCGGCATCCGCGACATGGAGGCGAAGATGATCCGGACTCCCCTCGAACCCTATCAAACGTTTATAGATGATCCCCTCAGAGTACTTCGTCTCATACGTTTCGCTGCTAGACTAGGGTTTACTATCGATGAGACGTCGGAGAAATTCATGAACAACAAGGATATCCTTGAGGCTCTCCGGAAGAAAATCAGCCGTGAAAGAGTTGGTGTTGAGTTGGAAAAGATGCTGAAGGGTATGCATTGCTCTCTT from Trichoderma atroviride chromosome 3, complete sequence encodes the following:
- a CDS encoding uncharacterized protein (antiSMASH:Cluster_3.2), encoding MASNVYWSRASINSSSSSYGLLSFNKKLAMHRSSASYRSMGKSIASIGTAGGSHVSNTSSFQPANTRGFSSPTVAREKRQKFDRDVIVSVLESTATRRDAKGYLQKYAAPKPTPPVSASSTQVEHQLKPPARQLQAQPPFNVAIVVLRNPQKLQADTIKGIAKTLTQLRALGLMSVVVVDCDMDESRFTFQHEALRLCEAVDSFGKHGSRLIENVLVGTSHFQSATPSPFWDDIQVQDYGILNRALQHNMITVIPSLARNNETMSPAPADVQRTVLALTRYFTGLQFDDDSSNSQGGGYGRANEPLASVERVIILDQFGGIPMIGRPDVYHRFINLEQEYNILLDELDGGGDGSSEAEKGRRNGGTSAAHARNLKLAKDTLSLLPETASVLITSPFAASNTSSASSGLPTTRDSKYQFGFDGMVTTRRKQNPLLHNLLTDKPVYSPSLPFQRIQSPGLAFSNTGESISATLVKRGMPLTIYPDPRISPWKPAAPGERGPQLTDKSIDLPRLVTLIEDSFGRKLDVKDYLRRTNENLAGVIIAGEYEGCAILTWERPKSIDPRTAYDEGRYVPYLDKFAVLRSRQGSGGVADIVFNAMVRDCFPDGVIWRSRKDNPVNKWYFERSVGTSKLSDCNWAMFWTTLELSSKSPQLKDYEEVCREIMPSWADNIQKLE